The Argentina anserina chromosome 3, drPotAnse1.1, whole genome shotgun sequence genome includes a region encoding these proteins:
- the LOC126787548 gene encoding uncharacterized protein LOC126787548 produces the protein MDMKKVSLVVLVAAVCMTAVMGASKPPQPKPTVDVPPKVNAKGDSPAPAPAPKHSKASGEASPSSSPADEPTTSSTDSPPTTTTTTDAPTSSVGDVFSTYTTSTPPPAHASEPSSANTVVGTLAGASLVSLLALVMQ, from the coding sequence ATGGACATGAAGAAGGTTTCCCTCGTCGTCCTTGTCGCTGCCGTCTGCATGACCGCCGTCATGGGCGCCAGTAAACCACCACAGCCGAAGCCAACTGTAGATGTTCCCCCCAAGGTCAATGCCAAAGGTGACTCCCCTGCCCCTGCCCCGGCTCCTAAGCACTCCAAAGCTTCAGGCGAAGCCAGTCCTAGTTCCTCCCCTGCGGATGAGCCTACCACCTCTAGCACCGACTCTCCTCCCACCACCACTACTACTACCGACGCTCCTACCAGCTCTGTCGGAGACGTTTTTAGCACCTATACCACCTCTACCCCTCCACCGGCACATGCATCTGAACCTTCCTCCGCCAACACCGTAGTGGGAACCTTGGCCGGAGCTTCACTCGTGTCTCTCTTGGCCCTTGTCATGCAGTAA
- the LOC126789444 gene encoding cytochrome c-type biogenesis protein CcmE homolog, mitochondrial has product MATRLAFRLKSHLLRRPSSAPSSLIHLRTYSKSPPSIFSSLHHTQPLPPSLRFLSTASRRGPVRPKSVDIGARARQLQARRLWTYALTFSCIAGFIVIVLNSFQDQLVFYVTPTDALDKYNTNPSKSKFRLGGLVLEGSVVQPASSPEIEFVITDLMTDILVRYKGSLPDLFREGHSVVVEGFVKPFTDEIRKEVSTKSVSGKARTGECYFSATEVLAKHDEKYMPGEVAAALEKNKKKLAEEAKSGGEGGADLESNAGEGRADGAAVVKSS; this is encoded by the coding sequence ATGGCCACGCGCCTCGCTTTCCGCCTCAAATCCCACCTCCTCCGCCGCCCCTCCTCCGCTCCCTCTTCCCTCATCCACCTTCGTACCTACTCCAAATCTCCGCCGTCCATCTTCTCCTCACTCCATCACACCCAGCCTCTCCCGCCGTCTCTCCGCTTCCTCTCCACCGCCTCCCGCCGCGGCCCGGTCCGGCCCAAATCCGTCGACATCGGGGCCCGCGCCCGCCAGCTCCAGGCCCGCCGCCTCTGGACCTACGCCCTCACCTTCAGCTGCATCGCCGGCTTCATCGTCATCGTCCTCAACAGCTTCCAAGACCAGCTCGTCTTCTACGTCACCCCCACCGACGCTCTCGACAAGTACAACACAAACCCTAGCAAGTCCAAGTTCCGCCTCGGCGGCCTGGTCCTCGAAGGCAGCGTCGTCCAGCCGGCCTCCTCGCCGGAGATTGAGTTCGTCATCACCGATCTCATGACCGATATCCTCGTCCGGTACAAAGGCTCCTTGCCGGATCTGTTCCGGGAGGGCCACTCCGTCGTGGTGGAGGGGTTCGTGAAGCCTTTCACCGACGAAATCCGCAAGGAGGTGTCGACGAAAAGCGTCTCCGGTAAGGCGAGGACCGGAGAGTGTTACTTCTCGGCGACTGAGGTGTTGGCGAAGCACGATGAGAAGTACATGCCGGGGGAGGTTGCGGCGGCGCTggagaagaataagaagaagcTTGCGGAGGAGGCGAAGTCCGGCGGTGAGGGTGGAGCTGATTTGGAGAGCAATGCCGGTGAAGGCAGAGCTGATGGAGCAGCAGTAGTTAAGAGCTCTTGA